In Labilibaculum sp. DW002, the genomic window TCGCTTTAAGGGAACAAGAAATCAGAACATTAGTCTTACTTACCAAACACAATATCAATCGATTCATTTATTTGGAGAAGTAGCACAAAGCAAATCAGGCGGAAGGGCTTTTATACAAGGGGCCAACATACAAGCTCATTCAAGATTAAACCTTGAACTAATTTATCGAAAATACGATCCAGATTACCATGCCTTTTTTTCCAGTGCTTTTTCTGAACAAAGTTCAAATCAAAATGAAGAAGGTTTTTATTTTGGAGCGGAATTTCATCCCATTCCGAAATGGACGATAAAAGCTTATTACGACCAATTTCAATTCCCATGGTTAAAATATACTGCGAATGCGCCAAGTAACGGGCACGAATATTTTTCTCAATTAGAATTCACGCCAAACAGCTCTACTTCCATTTATTTTAGATACAAACAAGAAAATAAACCCATTAACAACAGTTCTGAAATAATAAAAGGACTAACAATTCAAAAGAAAAATCAATATCGATTGCATTTATCTACACGCTTAGATGATAATTGGGAAATAAGAAATCGAATTGAAATCGCACAATACAAAAAAGCTGGAATTAAAGAATCTGGCTATTTACTTTATCAAGATATTCGCTATCAATTCTCCGAGAAACCCATTTCCATGAATCTTCGATTTGCCCTATTCGACACAGACTCTTTCAATTCAAGAATTTATGCCTACGAAAATGATATTTTATACGCTTATTCTGTTCCTGCCTATTATTTACATGGCAGTCGTTTTTACTTCAATTTTAACTGGAAGATCAATCGAAATTGTAAAATCTACCTGAAATACGCTCAAACAAAATACGCTAGCCTCTCAGAAATAGGCTCTGGAAATTCTGAAATCGATGGAAATAAAAAATCAGAAATAAAAATTCTCTTAAAATTACGCTTATAGATTACCGCGAGAATTTCTTAAATCAAAAATCCTTTCTTACTTTCGAATTCGAAAATTAGAAAATCATGAAGAAAATATTAAATCCTTATATCCATACAGAAAATGGACATTGTTTTGGTTGCTCTCCTCATAACGAGCAAGGCTTGCAAATGGAATTTTTCGAAGATGGAGATTACATTATTGCCGAATGGGAACCTCAGCGACATCTGTCTGGTTTTAAAAATGTATTGCATGGCGGGATTCAAGCCACGATTATGGATGAAATTGCCAGTTGGGTTGTGTTTGTAAAATGCCAAACGAGTGGTGTAACAACAGAGTTAAACACCAAATATCGAGGTGCAGTTTTAACCGATCATGGTTTACTTACAGTAAGAGCTCGATTAATTTCTCAAGAAAAGAAATTTGCAAATATTCATGCAGAAATATTAGACTGCAATGGTAAAGTTTGTTCCGAAGCAGAAGTTCAATATATGATTTTCCCACAGGAAATGGCCAAAAAGAAATTTGAATATCCTGGTATAGAAGCCTTTTTTGAATAGAAATTTACTCTTCCATATTTGGATTGTATTTATTATAACGCTTTTCTTCCATTTCCATAAAACGCCCGAATTTATAAGGTGGATCAATCGAAAGGTCCATCTTTTCATTTGTGAATGGATGCTCGAAATGAAGGCCTGCAGCACACAAAAACAATCCTTTTTTCTGTAAGATCTCTCCTTCCGTACCGTAAAGCTTATCACCCAAAATAGGAGTTCCCAATTCTGCCATATGAATCCTTAATTGATGCGTTCGCCCTGTTTCTGGGAATAAATGAACCATGCATAAAGATTTATTTCTAATTGAAGGAACTTTTTTAACCACTCGAAATGTACTAACGGCTCCTTTTCCGTCTACTTCCATTTCAACTCTGCCTTTATCGGGCAAATCTCCGATAACAACAGCTGTATATCTCTTTTTTATAGTTCTATTTTCGAATTGTGCCCCTAAAGCTCCAATTGCTTGAGAAGTTTTTGCAATTAACAACAAACCACAAGTTGGGTTATCAAGTCGATGAACAGGACGAAAAACCGGTAAAGCATCTTGGCAAGAAGATTCCTTTAAATTGAAAGGCAACATGTTTTGAATCGTTCGAAACATATTCCCGCTCACCGAAACTCCTGCAGGCTTATTAATAACAGCAATATGATCGTCTTCATATACAATTTCCAACTCCATTTCAAAAACCTTAGCTGGCGGCAATTCCAAATCCAACAACTCTATTCGCTGTCCCTCTTTCACCCACAAACCAGTTGGTGCAGGTTTGCCATCAACATAAACCTTTTTTCTTTTTATGGCCTTTTTCATCCCTTGATAAGACGAAATTGAATTGAAAATTTTTGGTGCATAATCCTGCAAACGAATATCTTCAATACCAGCTAGGACAATATGAAACTCAAGTACTCTCACGCTTTTTATATTAATTTACCGATCTGAAAGGTAAAACAAAATCTGCTTCAACTTTCAATCTAAAAATTCATATTTCTGAAAAAAAAGATCATATTTTCAGAATACAATACTTAATTGTCTGATTTTGTATCATTTCTCATCCTAATTTTAATTCTTAATAAATTAAAACTACACCTTTTTTCATTTACGCAATCCTTTGTATGTGACAATTATCAGCATTTCACAGAATTTCAATTTTTGTAGAAAGTTTTGAAATATAAAAAATTTACTACTTTTGCGGCTTCATTATAAGAATCATCTGGGAAACTGGTAGTTTCCAATTAAGATTACAATAGTTATCTAAATTGGCCAAAAAACAAAAGGATGAAGAAGACAAATGCAGCTCGCATACTAGATCGAGCAAAAATAGAATATGAGATTATCGACTACGATGTTGATCCAATAGAATTGGGTGCTGCACGCGTAGCTGAGAAAACAGGTCAGAATATTCGATTTGTCTATAAAACTCTTGTCCTTTCGGGTGATAAAACAGGCCTTATCCTTGCTTGCATTCCTGGAGCTTCCGAATTAGATCTTAAAGCATTCGCAAATCTTAGTGGTAATAAAAAATGTGCCATGGTTCCAATGAAAGATATCTTGGAACTAACTGGTTACGTTCGTGGTGGCTGTTCTCCACTGGGCATGAAAAAAGATTTTCCACTTTTCATCGATGATAGTGCATTTGAACTAGATCACATTTTAATTAGTGCTGGACTAAGGGGCAAACAACTAAAAGTAACTCCTCAAGACATTCAAAAAGTAACTAGTGCAGCAACTGGTGCAATATCAACTCCTAAATCCCAATTGGCATGATAGACAGCAAAGCTATAATTTGGGATTACAACGGAACACTTTTAGATGATTTATCTATTGGTGTGCAGTGCATCAATACAATGCTAACAAAAAGAGAACTTCCTCTTTTAAGCAAAGATCAATACCGTGAGGTATTTACTTTTCCTGTAAAAAAATACTACGAAACTGTTGGGTTCAACTTTAATAAAGAAGATTGGGATATCACTGCAAAGGAATTTATTTCTTTGTACACTTCTCTTTTACCTGACTCAAATATATTTCCTGAAGCAATTCAGCTTCTTTCTCAATTCAAAAGTTTGGGCAAAAAACAATTTATCCTTTCGGCAATGGAGCAAAACATGCTTAACAAATCGGTTAAAACCGAAAATATTAGCACTTTTTTCTCCGAAGTATCTGGAATTGATAACATTTATGCAAGTTCTAAAATTGAGAATGGAAAAAAAATGATTGAAAAACATCAGCTAGCAGCAAATGAGGTTTGTTTATTAGGTGATACGGTTCATGACTATGAAGTTTCACAGGAATTGGGTTGCCAATGCATATTAATTGCAGCAGGACATCAATCCATAGAAAAATTAAAACAGACAGGTTGCCCTAATGTGGTCAATCATCTAAACGATATTATAAAGAATTGAACAACCATTTTATTTTTTAAACAACCTATTTTATTTACTAAAACAATCTTTTAAAGATGAAAAAACTACTTACAATTTTCGCTATTCTTTCAGCTTTTGCTGTAAATGCTCAAAACTTACAATTGCACCGCGATTTTGAGCGAGGACATTTCACTACAACATTCGAAATGTTTAAAGTGGACAAATGGGGTAACACTTTTACCTTTATCGATTTTGATTACGATGCTGAGAATGGAATCAACCAAGGTTACTTCGAGATTGCTCGTGTATTAAAAACAGAAAAAATGCCTATCGGTTTACACATTGAGTATAACGGTGGTGTTGGAAATAATGAAAACTTCGGTTACACAATTAACGATGCATGGATCTTGGGTGCTAACTATTCTCAAGGAAGTGCAAAATGGGGGTTCTCTACATATGCAGGTTATAAAGCAATTAAAGATGCTGACAAAGGAAACTTCCAGGTTACAGGTACATGGTACGTAAACATGTTTGAAGGAAAAATGACTTTCTCTGGTTTTGCTGACCTTTGGACAGAAAATGGATTAAATGATAACACTATTTTCTTAACAGAGCCACAGCTTTGGTATAATGTAAACAAGCAGTTTTCTTTTGGTGGTGAAGTTGAAATCTCTAACAATTTTGCTGGTGTAGAGAAATTCAAAGTACGTCCTACTTTAGCAGTTAAGTGGAACTTCTAATCCAAACCAAATTAAAAACAAACAATCATGTT contains:
- a CDS encoding HAD family hydrolase, producing MIDSKAIIWDYNGTLLDDLSIGVQCINTMLTKRELPLLSKDQYREVFTFPVKKYYETVGFNFNKEDWDITAKEFISLYTSLLPDSNIFPEAIQLLSQFKSLGKKQFILSAMEQNMLNKSVKTENISTFFSEVSGIDNIYASSKIENGKKMIEKHQLAANEVCLLGDTVHDYEVSQELGCQCILIAAGHQSIEKLKQTGCPNVVNHLNDIIKN
- a CDS encoding RluA family pseudouridine synthase translates to MRVLEFHIVLAGIEDIRLQDYAPKIFNSISSYQGMKKAIKRKKVYVDGKPAPTGLWVKEGQRIELLDLELPPAKVFEMELEIVYEDDHIAVINKPAGVSVSGNMFRTIQNMLPFNLKESSCQDALPVFRPVHRLDNPTCGLLLIAKTSQAIGALGAQFENRTIKKRYTAVVIGDLPDKGRVEMEVDGKGAVSTFRVVKKVPSIRNKSLCMVHLFPETGRTHQLRIHMAELGTPILGDKLYGTEGEILQKKGLFLCAAGLHFEHPFTNEKMDLSIDPPYKFGRFMEMEEKRYNKYNPNMEE
- the ybaK gene encoding Cys-tRNA(Pro) deacylase; translation: MKKTNAARILDRAKIEYEIIDYDVDPIELGAARVAEKTGQNIRFVYKTLVLSGDKTGLILACIPGASELDLKAFANLSGNKKCAMVPMKDILELTGYVRGGCSPLGMKKDFPLFIDDSAFELDHILISAGLRGKQLKVTPQDIQKVTSAATGAISTPKSQLA
- a CDS encoding DUF5020 family protein; the encoded protein is MKKLLTIFAILSAFAVNAQNLQLHRDFERGHFTTTFEMFKVDKWGNTFTFIDFDYDAENGINQGYFEIARVLKTEKMPIGLHIEYNGGVGNNENFGYTINDAWILGANYSQGSAKWGFSTYAGYKAIKDADKGNFQVTGTWYVNMFEGKMTFSGFADLWTENGLNDNTIFLTEPQLWYNVNKQFSFGGEVEISNNFAGVEKFKVRPTLAVKWNF
- a CDS encoding PaaI family thioesterase, producing MKKILNPYIHTENGHCFGCSPHNEQGLQMEFFEDGDYIIAEWEPQRHLSGFKNVLHGGIQATIMDEIASWVVFVKCQTSGVTTELNTKYRGAVLTDHGLLTVRARLISQEKKFANIHAEILDCNGKVCSEAEVQYMIFPQEMAKKKFEYPGIEAFFE